The following proteins come from a genomic window of Sardina pilchardus chromosome 1, fSarPil1.1, whole genome shotgun sequence:
- the LOC134094356 gene encoding uncharacterized protein LOC134094356 — protein sequence MGGNQCCVISCKATSHDHQGKKLDNGLSFYRFPAWKQTGGTQLSDITKRRRMAWIAAVERSDLTFDKIPVSVKVCSRHFESGQPANEMLEDDPDWTPHLHLKQDDEPSDATTTTPGEDGDQLQEPSQDNQNGGGEPEWKRAKRSGSGSGSGSEECEFCSVRRDQINRLLAENQELRYELERRRYDELSLEEDDEKVRYYTGLQCFAVLMGVLQHILPHLPDDEADRRRRRSYYHRVYDSASSDDDDDEDHRASATDTTSTTRLSPFQKLLLTLMRLRLDLPVGHLSHLFGVTPETVARTFRATVRALYAQLGPLVALPDRGSLLAGVPVEWASSLGAGRAALLLLDCLEVPIQRPNSATGREQTYSSQRHTYTMKYLLAITPQGAIAFISPAVGGRANDMQVAEASGILERLSSGDYVLAERGFELKENAGLM from the exons ATGGGAGGCAATCAATGCTGCGTTATAAGCTGCAAGGCTACATCCCACGACCACCAGGGCAAGAAACTGGACAACGGGTTATCTTTCTACCGCTTCCCGGCGTGGAAGCAGACCGGAGGGACCCAACTCTCGGACATAACAAAGAGGCGTCGCATGGCGTGGATAGCCGCGGTGGAACGCTCCGACTTAACTTTCGACAAAATCCCCGTATCGGTGAAGGTGTGCTCGCGGCATTTCGAGTCTG GTCAGCCAGCCAATGAGATGCTTGAGGACGACCCCGACTGGACGCCACACCTGCACCTGAAGCAGGACGACGAGCCCAGcgacgccaccaccaccacccctggcGAAGACGGAGACCAGCTACAGGAGCCCAGCCAGGACAATCAGAACGGCGGCGGGGAGCCGGAGTGGAAGCGGGCGAAGCGGTCCGGTTCCGGTTCTGGGTCGGGGTCGGAGGAGTGCGAGTTCTGCTCGGTGCGGCGGGACCAGATCAACCGGCTGCTGGCGGAGAACCAGGAGCTGCGCTACGAGCTGGAGCGCCGTCGCTACGACGAGCTCTCcctggaggaggacgacgagaaG GTGCGCTACTACACGGGGCTGCAGTGCTTCGCCGTGCTCATGGGCGTCCTGCAGCACATCCTGCCCCACCTGCCCGACGACGAGGCCGACCGCCGGCGACGACGCAGCTACTACCACCGCGTCTACGACTCCGCCTCctccgacgacgacgacgacgaggacCACCGCGCCTCCGCCACGGATACGACCTCCACGACCCGTCTCTCGCCCTTCCAGAAGCTTCTCCTGACGCTGATGCGTCTGCGTCTCGACTTGCCCGTGGGCCACCTGTCGCACCTGTTCGGCGTCACCCCGGAGACGGTGGCGCGGACGTTCCGGGCGACGGTGCGGGCGCTTTACGCCCAGCTGGGCCCGCTGGTGGCGCTGCCCGACCGGGGCAGCCTCCTGGCCGGCGTGCCCGTGGAGTGGGCCTCGTCCCTGGGGGCGGGCCGCgccgcgctgctgctgctggactgcCTGGAGGTGCCCATCCAGAGGCCCAACAGCGCCACGGGCCGCGAGCAGACCTACTCCAGCCAGCGCCACACCTACACCATGAAGTACCTGCTCGCCATCACGCCGCAGGGCGCCATCGCCTTCATCTCGCCCGCCGTGGGGGGGCGCGCCAACGACATGCAG GTGGCGGAGGCCAGCGGGATCCTGGAGCGGCTGTCGAGCGGCGACTACGTGCTGGCGGAGCGAGGCTTCGAGCTCAAGGAGAACGCGGGCCTCATGTGA